A genome region from Natronosalvus rutilus includes the following:
- a CDS encoding Gfo/Idh/MocA family protein, with translation MTGVGTGIGVGIVGLGGMGQLHASNMRQEGADIVAGVDLLSEQRERFGAEFGAETYDSHEAMLEDESVEVVVVTTPNKFHEPIAVAALEAGRHVLVEKPLGHTLESAERIAEAAERAEGVCMVGFHNRHAASAAMFDAYKAQGRFGRLTHVEANYVRRRGVPGPGSWFTNPDLAGGGALLDIGVHAIDLALYMLDFPDVIEVSGTARTTFGTQTEYADPDGFGNNWNAKVETYEVDDSVSAFIRCADGRTITLEAGWATNRDPSQEFHVRGSNAGARFEIGDSDLELLEAGTAGCDHYADTQLTGDASVTGHYEQDRVFLETVAAGEEPTVNTVDEALAVQRVIDGIYRSSETGRAVQLEDTHKATRTLD, from the coding sequence ATGACTGGCGTCGGCACCGGAATCGGCGTGGGGATCGTTGGCCTCGGTGGGATGGGGCAGCTCCACGCCTCGAACATGCGCCAGGAGGGCGCCGATATCGTCGCCGGTGTCGATCTGCTCTCAGAACAGCGCGAACGGTTCGGTGCCGAGTTCGGCGCCGAGACGTACGACTCTCACGAGGCCATGCTCGAGGACGAGAGCGTCGAGGTCGTCGTCGTCACGACGCCAAACAAGTTCCACGAACCAATCGCGGTCGCCGCGCTCGAGGCCGGTCGCCACGTGCTGGTCGAGAAGCCACTCGGGCACACCCTCGAGAGCGCCGAGCGCATCGCCGAGGCGGCCGAGCGCGCCGAGGGAGTCTGCATGGTGGGATTCCACAACCGCCACGCCGCGTCGGCGGCAATGTTCGACGCGTACAAGGCCCAGGGCCGATTCGGCCGGTTGACCCACGTCGAAGCCAACTACGTCCGTCGACGCGGGGTGCCCGGCCCCGGTTCCTGGTTCACGAACCCCGACCTCGCCGGCGGCGGCGCCCTCCTCGACATCGGCGTCCACGCCATTGACCTCGCGCTCTACATGCTCGACTTCCCGGACGTGATCGAGGTCTCCGGGACGGCTCGCACCACGTTCGGTACCCAGACGGAGTACGCCGATCCCGACGGGTTCGGCAACAACTGGAACGCGAAAGTCGAGACCTACGAGGTCGACGACTCCGTCAGCGCCTTCATCCGCTGTGCCGACGGGCGAACGATCACCCTCGAGGCGGGCTGGGCGACGAACCGCGACCCGAGCCAGGAGTTCCACGTCCGGGGGAGCAACGCCGGCGCGCGGTTCGAGATCGGCGATTCGGACCTCGAGTTGCTCGAGGCGGGCACCGCGGGCTGTGACCACTACGCGGACACTCAGCTCACCGGCGACGCGTCGGTAACCGGCCACTACGAACAGGATCGCGTCTTCCTCGAGACGGTCGCTGCGGGCGAGGAACCGACGGTCAATACGGTCGACGAGGCGCTAGCCGTCCAGCGAGTCATCGACGGGATCTACCGCTCGAGCGAGACGGGACGAGCGGTCCAGCTCGAGGACACGCACAAGGCGACCCGTACGTTGGACTGA